In Balaenoptera acutorostrata chromosome 19, mBalAcu1.1, whole genome shotgun sequence, the following proteins share a genomic window:
- the ACP4 gene encoding LOW QUALITY PROTEIN: testicular acid phosphatase (The sequence of the model RefSeq protein was modified relative to this genomic sequence to represent the inferred CDS: inserted 3 bases in 3 codons; substituted 1 base at 1 genomic stop codon) yields MPGTPMAFWRSLAFTPPALPRVFRHDDRAPLASYPTDPHKEAVSTPWPRGLGQLTGEGVRQQLELGRFLRSRYEDFLSPKYRWEEVYIRSTDFDRTLESAQANLAGLFPEAAPGRSEATWRPIPVHTVPXTEDKLLRFPTRSCPXYQELLREATEAAEYQTALEGWTDFLTHLENFTGLSLVGEPLRRAWKVLDTLICQQAHGLPLPSWASPDVLQTLAQISALDIGAHVGPPGAAEKAXLSGGILLDAILADFSRVQHLGLPLKMVMYSARDSALLALQGALGLYDGHTPPYAACLGFEFRRRLGDPDDDAGDVTISLFYRNDSAGLPLTLSLPGCPEACPLGRFRQLTAPARSPARGIPCHGFHEPATPAATVAPLLAGAGAVLAALSMGXGLLACRAGCLRAWGGPL; encoded by the exons ATGCCCGGGACTCCCATGGCCTTCTGGCGGTCCCTGGCTTTTACTCCGCCAGCCCTCCCGAGA GTGTTCCGCCATGACGACCGGGCCCCGCTGGCCTCCTATCCCACTGACCCCCACAAGGAGGCTGTATCTACCCCGTGGCCACGTGGCCTGGGCCAGCTGACCGGG GAAGGGGTCCGCCAGCAGCTGGAGCTGGGCCGCTTCCTGAGGAGTCGCTACGAGGATTTTCTGAGCCCCAAGTACCGGTGGGAGGAG GTGTACATTCGCAGTACAGACTTTGACCGGACCCTGGAGAGCGCTCAGGCCAACCTAGCAGGGCTGTTCCCTGAGGCCGCCCCAGGGCGCTCCGAGGCCACCTGGAGGCCAATCCCTGTGCACACGGTGC TCACTGAGGACAAG CTGCTGAGGTTCCCTACACGCAGCTGTC CATACCAGGAGCTGCTGAGGGAGGCCACGGAGGCCGCCGAGTACCAGACGGCCCTGGAGGGTTGGACG GACTTCTTGACTCACCTGGAGAACTTCACGGGGCTGTCGCTGGTCGGGGAGCCGCTCCGCAGGGCGTGGAAAGTTCTGGACACTCTTATTTGCCAG caaGCCCACGGTCTCCCCCTCCCATCCTGGGCCTCCCCGGATGTCCTGCAGACACTAGCTCAGATCTCGGCTTTGGATATTGGGGCACACGTGGGCCCACCCGGGGCAGCAGAGAAGGCCTAGCTGTCTGGGG GAATCCTGCTGGATGCCATCCTTGCCGACTTCTCTCGGGTGCAGCACTTGGGGCTGCCCCTCAAGATGGTTATGTATTCGGCT CGCGACAGCGCTCTCCTGGCCCTCCAGGGGGCCCTGGGTCTCTATGACGGGCACACACCGCCTTATGCCGCCTGCCTCGGCTTTGAGTTCCGGAGGCGCCTTGGGGACCCGGATGACGACGCAGG ggATGTCACCATCTCCCTCTTCTACCGCAACGACTCTGCCGGCTTACCCTTGACCCTCAGCCTCCCCGGGTGCCCGGAGGCCTGCCCTTTAGGCCGCTTCCGCCAGCTGACTGCCCCCGCCCGGTCTCCGGCTCGCGGGATCCCCTGCCACGGCTTCCACGAGCCCGCCACCCCCGCAG CCACCGTGGCGCCCCTGCTGGCTGGCGCTGGGGCCGTGCTGGCAGCCCTCAGCATGG TGGGCCTGCTGGCCTGCAGAGCCGGCTGCCTGCGGGCCTGGGGGGGCCCCCTGTGA